The sequence AACGTGGTCCGGGGTTTTATGGGACAGACCACCGCCTTTAGAAAATCACTTTTAAAAAAGTATGTAACCGTCCTGGCGGAAGTAGAGGGACAGGATGAGGTAAGATATATCCACGGAAATTTCGGCAGAGGCACCTTCACCTTCTTCTCCGGACATGACCCAGAGGATTATGAACACCGGGTAGGCGACCCACAAACAGACTTAAGCCTGCATAAGAACTCTCCTGGCTATCGCTTAATCCTTAACAACATCCTCTTCCCTGCCGCCAAAAAGAAGGAAAGAAAAACCTGATTATTTGTGATAGGGGAAACTCGACTCAGAATCAGTCTATCTGACTCTCAAAAAATGGTAAGTCATGCATTCTTGCCTTACAGCGGCAAAACCCTTGATGCAGCCTCCTCTTTTTATGCAAAAAATAAGACATAGGATGTCCTCTTAATTGAATTTTTTCACTGTCAGAAAGATTATAAAAAAAATTTGAACCTGCGTAATATAATTAAACCTTTTACTTTCAATCTGTGTCAAATTTTTTGTGTGAAGTGTATCTCTACTTCTGTTTGAAAAAGCACTTTAGTAAAAACCCTGCTTGATTTTGAAAAGGAGAAAGGAAATCCTATGAGAAAAATTTTTATCTTAATCCCTGTTTTAGTTCTGATAATTTTATTCTTCTTCTTATTTTTCAGGGGAAGCAGTAAAAAGACCGAAGCTAAGTTCACCACGGCCGAGGTGCAAAAAGGGGATATCTCTATTTTGGTTACTGCCACCGGAGCTGTGCAGGCAGTAACCACGGTTCAGGTGGGAAGCCAGGTCTCCGGGACCATCTCAGCTCTTTATGCTGATTTTAACGACCGCGTGAAGAAAGGGCAGGTCCTCGCCCAATTAGACCCTACTTTTCTAAAGGCTCAAGTCGCCCAGGCTCAAGCGGATTTAGAAAGAGCCAAAGCCTCGGCCGAGCTTTCTAAGAAAGAATATGAGCGCACCCAATCCTTATTCCAGCAGAATATGGTCTCGGTATCAGATAGAGACGTTGCCCAGACCAATTATGAGCTGGCACAAGCTGATGTGAAATCTTCCCAGGCTAATTTAGACCGGGTTAAAACCAATCTTGAATATGCCACCATAACCTCGCCCATAGACGGAGTTGTCATTTCCAGAAACGTGGATGTGGGGCAGACCGTAGCAGCCAGCCTGCAGGCGCCAACCCTTTTCACCATAGCCCAAGACCTGACAAAAATGGAAGTCGATGCCAGCATAGACGAGGCAGATATAGGAAAAATAAGAGATGGTGAGCAAGTGCTTTTC comes from Candidatus Zixiibacteriota bacterium and encodes:
- a CDS encoding efflux RND transporter periplasmic adaptor subunit, with the translated sequence MRKIFILIPVLVLIILFFFLFFRGSSKKTEAKFTTAEVQKGDISILVTATGAVQAVTTVQVGSQVSGTISALYADFNDRVKKGQVLAQLDPTFLKAQVAQAQADLERAKASAELSKKEYERTQSLFQQNMVSVSDRDVAQTNYELAQADVKSSQANLDRVKTNLEYATITSPIDGVVISRNVDVGQTVAASLQAPTLFTIAQDLTKMEVDASIDEADIGKIRDGEQVLFTVDAYPDLSFKGTVSQIRLSPQVVQNVVSYDVIIEVPNPNLLLMPGMTANVTILVDERQDVLKVPAGALRFRPSTSGKKSFSQMRGGAQGSQAAQHLDSSSARTNSAGSRRPGQSILWILSPQGKPEPIPVQVGISDGSFTQVISDSLKEGQKIITAEKGAELTTNNNQQVNPFVPRFGGGGRR